One Acetobacterium sp. KB-1 DNA segment encodes these proteins:
- a CDS encoding 5'-nucleotidase — protein sequence MHKFENCLVVGISSRALFDLEEENQIFNEQGVDAYTKYQIEHENDLLKPGTGFALIKALLKLNEVGSEQRKTEIIVMSRNNADSSLRIFNSIKHYQLDITRAALVSGALLSPYLEAFNTDLFLSANEEDVQEAINAGVAAGIIYTQHLAYEETTEIDQIRIAFDGDAVLFSDESEQIYKSQGIEAFQANEIRNAKNPLPEGPFAKFLKTLSAIQKAFDKNRAPIRTALVTARNAPAHERVIRTLRAWDVRIDEAFFLGGMSKQEVLKAFGAHIYFDDQAIHTDATAEFVPSARVPYKNNEVNNEEIKERE from the coding sequence ATGCATAAATTTGAAAACTGTTTGGTCGTTGGCATTTCATCCCGGGCGCTCTTTGATCTGGAGGAGGAAAATCAGATTTTTAATGAACAAGGTGTGGATGCCTATACAAAGTATCAGATTGAACATGAGAACGATCTGTTAAAACCGGGAACCGGTTTTGCCTTAATCAAGGCCTTGCTGAAACTCAACGAAGTCGGATCGGAGCAGCGAAAAACTGAAATCATTGTGATGTCCCGAAATAATGCCGACAGCAGTCTGCGCATTTTTAACTCGATCAAGCATTACCAATTGGATATTACCCGGGCGGCCCTGGTTAGCGGTGCGCTACTGTCACCCTATCTGGAGGCTTTTAATACGGATCTCTTTCTTTCCGCCAATGAGGAGGATGTTCAGGAGGCCATTAACGCGGGAGTTGCGGCAGGGATTATTTATACCCAACACCTGGCCTATGAAGAAACCACCGAAATCGATCAGATCCGCATTGCCTTTGATGGGGATGCGGTGCTTTTCTCCGACGAATCGGAACAGATTTATAAAAGTCAGGGCATCGAAGCCTTCCAGGCCAATGAAATAAGAAATGCCAAGAATCCCCTGCCAGAAGGTCCCTTTGCCAAGTTTTTAAAAACCCTCTCGGCGATTCAGAAGGCCTTTGATAAAAATCGGGCGCCGATTCGCACCGCTCTGGTAACAGCCAGAAATGCGCCGGCCCACGAGCGGGTGATAAGGACCCTGCGAGCCTGGGATGTGCGGATTGACGAAGCCTTTTTCCTCGGCGGGATGAGTAAGCAGGAGGTGCTTAAGGCCTTCGGTGCCCATATCTATTTTGACGACCAGGCCATCCATACCGATGCCACCGCGGAGTTTGTACCTTCGGCCCGGGTGCCCTATAAAAATAACGAAGTGAACAATGAAGAAATTAAGGAACGGGAATAA